The proteins below come from a single Chryseobacterium sp. MA9 genomic window:
- a CDS encoding TonB-dependent receptor, whose product MKSLKCGITIAALFFTVAVEAQELVQKVTFSVPANRPLIEVLEEFAGKTGMRLAYSKVDIKELKVKGVKCENTSVNDCLKDITNGLPVVYRLLGDLISIKYESSNISVPGNGRISGKIVDEVGNPIAGAEINIAQKTVVTDNNGDFTVDLPSGTYNLTIKAPKYNTLRVEKLSVINKETNSVSFALNKASDKITDIKEVVITAARKADTQAGLLAQQKKAAQMSDGISAEQISKTPDSDVGGTLKRVTGITTIDNKYVVVRSMGERWNTAAMDGINLPSTEAYNQNFSFDIIPTAMVESVVVSKSATPDMNASFAGGYVEVRTKDIPNENFTTVTMGTSYNDQSAFKEFLTRKRGKYDYFGYDDGTRDFPKGLEAVNWTDPKFFEQSKQFTNDNFSTYKTRGDMGSNIQLALGRTYALKNNNKWGFAGAFVIRNEQNKLDIDHTGRGNWLDTTGMPDANGQIPFYNFKNSGASYNYNSTLAGMLNFGLQLGKNRISFRNSYTHIFDNTLTRVTGWNEYSTGSGMAANAELAYNYFYNGIIPNNDPAQIKTLDKPYTDNTNYPIFQTLLQNKIEGNHKIGNTEISWFGARTGVSSDTKDYTQYITRYDFIGNEILTFHKIYNSGADFYRGYIENKETDYNYGASVKWDMDAGSFKNTIKTGYAGAIKNNTNQQQKFFLRVDENRDVPNSEKNYLTMYGSLADWFNGSHYVPGGIGWETKALYKNDKYEGEVNQHAVYVMFDNRWKNKLRLVWGLRAEYFKYDMISQQLDASDSKYITRTAIDDKPWQWMPSVNFTYSPTNKINLRLAYNKSVIRPQFNERTGLPYFDPIANGLIYNTELSSSVINNYDFKFEWFPGLGEIFSAGLYYKNIDRPIEREGHISSEGNLFLYNGNSKNAKLLGVEAEVRKNLGFIADGTFLEKLFISGNFTYNHTKVVAFKDLYKTGDNDETYEVKRPLYGQTPYAYNLGLTYDGDRLGLSFLYNAKGDQYITVGYAYKGEEIQRPYAVADAQISYKFLRNKNFEVKFNVRNLFNRVKEYYNNFNSYLAAKDGGGSNVGTEREGWELLPGATDRYDKNIDKIMFRAYSGRMFSLSVNYTF is encoded by the coding sequence ATGAAAAGTTTGAAATGTGGGATTACCATAGCAGCCTTATTTTTTACTGTAGCTGTAGAAGCACAGGAGCTGGTTCAGAAAGTAACATTTTCTGTACCTGCCAACAGACCGTTGATTGAAGTTTTGGAGGAATTTGCCGGAAAAACGGGGATGAGACTGGCTTATTCCAAGGTAGATATTAAAGAGCTGAAGGTAAAAGGAGTGAAATGTGAAAATACATCCGTTAATGACTGTCTGAAAGATATTACCAATGGACTTCCCGTTGTGTACCGTCTGCTTGGTGATCTTATTTCTATAAAATATGAAAGTTCTAATATCTCTGTACCGGGAAACGGACGTATTTCCGGTAAAATAGTGGACGAGGTAGGAAATCCTATTGCCGGAGCAGAAATTAATATTGCCCAGAAAACTGTAGTAACAGATAATAACGGAGATTTTACAGTAGATCTTCCCTCAGGAACTTATAATCTAACGATAAAAGCTCCAAAATACAATACGCTGAGAGTTGAAAAATTATCTGTAATCAATAAAGAAACCAACTCCGTATCATTTGCCCTGAATAAAGCTTCTGATAAAATTACAGATATTAAAGAAGTTGTGATTACGGCAGCGCGTAAAGCAGATACTCAGGCAGGACTTCTTGCTCAACAGAAAAAAGCGGCACAGATGAGTGACGGTATTTCAGCAGAACAGATTTCTAAAACACCGGACAGCGATGTAGGAGGAACTCTGAAAAGAGTAACGGGAATTACCACTATTGATAATAAATATGTAGTCGTACGGTCTATGGGCGAACGCTGGAATACCGCAGCCATGGACGGAATTAATCTCCCAAGTACGGAGGCATATAATCAGAATTTCTCATTTGATATCATTCCTACTGCCATGGTGGAGAGTGTAGTGGTGAGTAAATCTGCAACACCTGATATGAATGCCAGCTTTGCAGGAGGCTATGTGGAAGTGAGAACCAAAGATATTCCCAATGAAAATTTTACAACCGTAACAATGGGAACTTCCTATAACGATCAGTCAGCATTTAAAGAGTTCCTGACACGTAAGCGGGGAAAGTATGATTATTTCGGATATGATGACGGGACAAGGGATTTTCCCAAAGGACTTGAAGCGGTAAACTGGACGGATCCGAAATTTTTTGAACAGTCCAAACAATTTACCAATGACAATTTCAGCACCTATAAAACCAGAGGTGACATGGGATCCAATATACAGCTGGCATTAGGAAGAACATATGCGCTTAAAAACAATAATAAATGGGGATTTGCCGGAGCATTTGTTATCAGAAATGAACAGAATAAACTGGATATAGACCATACGGGAAGAGGAAACTGGCTGGATACTACAGGAATGCCGGATGCAAACGGGCAGATTCCGTTTTACAACTTCAAAAACAGCGGGGCTTCCTACAACTATAATTCCACGTTGGCAGGGATGCTTAATTTCGGCCTGCAGTTGGGTAAAAACAGAATTTCATTCCGGAATTCCTACACCCATATTTTTGATAATACTTTGACAAGGGTAACCGGATGGAATGAATACTCAACCGGGAGCGGAATGGCTGCCAATGCAGAATTAGCCTATAATTATTTTTATAACGGAATTATACCCAATAATGACCCGGCTCAGATCAAAACCTTAGATAAACCTTATACTGATAATACCAACTATCCAATTTTTCAGACCCTTTTACAAAATAAAATTGAAGGAAATCATAAAATAGGAAACACAGAAATCAGCTGGTTTGGGGCCCGTACAGGAGTTTCTTCCGATACCAAAGATTATACACAGTATATTACCCGGTATGACTTTATTGGAAATGAAATCTTAACCTTTCATAAGATCTACAATTCCGGAGCAGATTTTTACAGAGGATATATTGAAAACAAAGAAACAGATTACAACTATGGCGCTTCTGTGAAATGGGATATGGATGCAGGAAGTTTTAAGAACACTATTAAAACCGGATATGCCGGAGCTATAAAAAACAATACCAATCAACAGCAGAAGTTTTTCCTTCGTGTTGATGAAAACCGGGACGTTCCGAATAGCGAGAAGAACTATTTGACGATGTATGGTTCACTTGCTGACTGGTTTAATGGTTCCCATTATGTTCCGGGTGGTATTGGTTGGGAAACCAAGGCATTGTACAAAAATGACAAGTATGAAGGAGAAGTCAATCAGCATGCTGTGTATGTTATGTTTGACAACCGTTGGAAGAATAAATTGAGACTTGTCTGGGGGCTGCGTGCAGAATATTTTAAATACGACATGATTTCCCAGCAGCTGGATGCTTCTGACTCCAAATACATCACGAGAACAGCTATAGATGATAAACCATGGCAGTGGATGCCTTCTGTGAATTTTACGTACAGCCCTACCAATAAGATCAACCTGAGGCTTGCCTACAACAAATCTGTAATACGTCCTCAGTTCAATGAAAGAACAGGACTTCCATATTTTGATCCCATTGCCAATGGGTTAATTTACAATACGGAATTGAGTTCATCAGTGATTAATAATTATGATTTTAAGTTTGAATGGTTTCCGGGATTGGGAGAGATATTTTCTGCAGGACTGTATTATAAAAATATTGACAGACCTATCGAACGTGAAGGTCATATTTCCAGTGAAGGAAACCTTTTCCTGTATAATGGGAATTCAAAAAATGCAAAGCTTTTGGGAGTTGAGGCAGAAGTAAGAAAGAATCTTGGTTTTATTGCTGACGGAACTTTTCTGGAAAAACTTTTCATAAGCGGAAACTTTACTTATAACCATACGAAAGTAGTTGCCTTTAAAGACCTGTACAAAACAGGTGATAATGATGAAACCTATGAAGTGAAACGCCCGCTTTACGGCCAGACACCCTATGCTTATAACCTTGGATTGACCTATGATGGAGACCGTTTAGGACTTAGTTTTTTGTATAACGCGAAGGGAGACCAGTACATCACAGTAGGATACGCTTATAAAGGTGAAGAAATCCAACGTCCTTATGCAGTGGCAGATGCTCAGATCTCCTATAAATTTCTACGTAATAAAAACTTTGAAGTGAAATTTAATGTAAGAAACCTCTTCAACAGGGTAAAGGAATATTATAACAACTTCAATTCTTATCTGGCTGCAAAAGATGGAGGAGGAAGTAATGTGGGAACAGAAAGGGAAGGCTGGGAACTTCTTCCGGGAGCAACAGACAGGTATGATAAAAATATTGACAAGATTATGTTTCGGGCTTACAGCGGAAGAATGTTCAGCCTAAGCGTGAATTATACTTTTTAA
- a CDS encoding excinuclease ABC subunit UvrA, with protein sequence MENIEITNARQNNLKNISIKIPKYKIVVFTGVSGSGKSSLVFETIGAEAQRQINETQNSFIRNRLQHYGLPDVDKIENLNVPIIINQKRLGGNARSTVGTAADVSASLRLLFSRMGEPFVGYSNVFSFNHPQGMCPECEGLGFVQTLNVNVLIDREKSLHEGAVRFPTFQPGGWRLTRYTLSGYFDNEKKLKDFTAKEWETLLYAPEHKPRHPHKDWGKTVKYEGIVPRIEKAFLKKDSKENITRKDALNHIVITKTCPSCQGKRLNEKILSCKIQGMNIADCMALSVDELLEFITSLDSGTYEVVIKELSAKLQNIITIGLQYLTLDRSTNTLSGGESQRIKMVRSLGNSLIDLLYIFDEPSIGLHPKDLQNIVTIIQQIRDKGNSVLIVEHDPDLIKMADRIIDIGPGSGRNGGEVIYNGTFKNLKNSTGKTGSYFAEKPVIKQKFRKPTGFLEIKNATKYNLKNVTVNIPTGVMTVVTGVAGSGKSTLINRILPDIYPDVTVIDQSLFAASARSNLLTYLGISDTVRKLFAHSNHTSEKLFSRNSEGACKNCKGLGIEKIDLAFMDDIEQPCEVCRGSGFDPDVLQYTYNGKTIVEVMDMTISEAVSFFEEKSVLKNFDLLIQLGLDYLTLGQRLDSFSGGERQRLKLTRELKNTHQTIILDEPSTGLHPSDTQKLLTFFNGLVDQNNTLIVIEHNLDIIAQADWIIDMGPGAGKFGGEVLFEGTPIDLLKNKISYTAEFLKKHVQ encoded by the coding sequence ATGGAAAATATAGAAATTACCAATGCCCGACAGAATAATCTCAAAAATATTTCCATAAAAATTCCAAAATACAAGATTGTAGTCTTTACTGGAGTATCAGGATCAGGGAAATCATCATTGGTTTTTGAAACCATTGGGGCTGAAGCCCAGAGGCAGATTAATGAAACCCAAAACAGTTTTATCAGAAACCGTTTGCAGCATTATGGTCTGCCGGATGTAGATAAAATTGAAAATCTTAATGTTCCTATCATTATCAATCAAAAACGACTGGGTGGAAATGCCAGATCTACCGTGGGAACAGCAGCGGATGTATCTGCTTCTTTAAGGCTTTTGTTTTCGAGGATGGGAGAGCCGTTTGTAGGATACTCTAATGTATTCTCATTTAACCATCCTCAAGGAATGTGTCCTGAATGTGAGGGATTAGGCTTTGTTCAGACCTTAAACGTAAATGTCTTAATTGATCGTGAAAAATCTCTGCATGAAGGAGCCGTCAGATTTCCGACTTTTCAGCCGGGGGGATGGCGTTTAACAAGATATACGCTATCCGGTTATTTTGATAATGAAAAAAAACTGAAAGATTTCACTGCTAAAGAATGGGAGACTTTACTGTATGCGCCTGAACATAAACCCAGACATCCGCATAAAGACTGGGGCAAAACTGTAAAATACGAAGGAATTGTTCCAAGGATTGAAAAAGCGTTTCTGAAAAAAGATTCTAAGGAAAATATAACAAGAAAGGATGCTTTGAATCATATTGTTATCACCAAAACCTGCCCGTCATGCCAGGGAAAACGGCTGAATGAAAAAATCTTATCCTGTAAAATTCAGGGAATGAATATCGCAGACTGTATGGCACTTTCTGTAGATGAACTGCTGGAATTTATTACCTCTCTGGATTCAGGGACATATGAAGTTGTCATCAAAGAGCTTTCCGCAAAACTGCAGAATATCATAACGATCGGATTGCAGTATCTGACATTGGACAGAAGTACCAACACACTTTCCGGAGGAGAGTCTCAGCGTATAAAAATGGTAAGAAGCCTTGGAAATAGCCTGATAGATCTTTTATATATCTTTGATGAACCCAGTATTGGACTTCATCCGAAAGATCTGCAGAATATTGTAACGATTATACAGCAGATCAGAGACAAAGGAAATTCTGTTTTAATAGTAGAACATGATCCGGATCTGATTAAAATGGCAGACCGAATTATTGATATAGGCCCTGGTTCAGGAAGGAATGGTGGAGAAGTGATATATAACGGAACATTTAAAAATTTAAAAAACTCGACAGGTAAAACAGGTTCTTATTTTGCAGAGAAACCAGTTATAAAACAAAAATTCAGAAAACCAACAGGCTTTTTGGAGATTAAAAATGCTACAAAATATAATCTTAAAAATGTAACTGTGAATATTCCAACAGGGGTAATGACAGTAGTTACCGGAGTAGCAGGATCAGGAAAAAGTACACTTATCAACCGCATCTTACCCGACATTTATCCGGATGTGACGGTTATAGATCAATCTCTGTTTGCCGCCAGTGCCCGTTCCAATTTGCTGACCTATCTGGGAATATCAGATACTGTCCGCAAGCTGTTTGCACACAGTAATCATACTTCAGAAAAGCTGTTCAGCAGAAATAGTGAAGGTGCCTGCAAAAACTGTAAAGGATTGGGAATAGAAAAGATTGATCTTGCTTTTATGGATGATATTGAACAACCTTGCGAAGTTTGCAGAGGCTCGGGGTTTGATCCTGATGTGTTACAATATACATACAATGGAAAAACGATTGTAGAAGTCATGGATATGACAATTTCTGAGGCAGTCTCTTTTTTTGAAGAAAAATCTGTTCTCAAAAACTTTGATCTGCTGATACAGTTAGGCCTTGATTATCTGACATTAGGACAAAGACTGGATAGCTTTTCCGGAGGTGAAAGACAGCGCCTGAAACTTACAAGAGAACTGAAAAATACTCATCAGACCATTATTCTGGATGAACCCAGTACAGGATTGCACCCAAGTGATACCCAAAAACTGCTGACTTTTTTTAATGGGCTTGTAGATCAGAATAATACGCTTATTGTTATCGAGCATAACCTTGACATTATTGCACAGGCAGACTGGATTATTGATATGGGGCCTGGCGCAGGAAAGTTTGGCGGTGAAGTATTGTTTGAAGGAACTCCGATAGATCTGTTAAAAAACAAAATATCATATACAGCAGAATTTCTGAAGAAACATGTTCAGTAA
- a CDS encoding sterol desaturase family protein: MNFNQTELSGYLHLFWQFSWPQWIIFSIIINSFLYLFSIGLYIFIEKTCRKSQLQEQNHPVTRADFYLSLLTIICNSFVMLLGAFLWKNGWLVLGQGQSVTGIIAEVVALLLLMDLLMYFFHFAAHLPFIYKILHGKHHEHVSTNFLSLFVLHPFETIGFGLMMLVLLISYDFSVISISVYLMLNLIWGTIGHLNREFFPASFDRFFVGTTRFHNLHHLDESKNFGFYTSIWDRLFGTYK, encoded by the coding sequence ATGAATTTTAATCAAACGGAACTTTCCGGCTATTTGCATCTATTCTGGCAGTTTTCCTGGCCGCAATGGATTATATTCAGCATTATCATTAACAGTTTTCTGTATCTGTTTTCTATAGGTTTATATATTTTTATTGAAAAAACCTGTCGTAAAAGTCAGCTGCAGGAACAAAATCACCCTGTCACCAGAGCTGATTTCTACCTCAGCCTTCTTACCATAATCTGTAACAGCTTTGTCATGTTGCTGGGAGCTTTTTTGTGGAAGAACGGATGGCTTGTACTGGGACAAGGTCAATCTGTGACTGGGATAATAGCAGAAGTAGTAGCCTTGCTTCTTTTGATGGACCTTCTGATGTATTTCTTTCATTTTGCAGCTCATTTACCGTTCATCTATAAAATCCTGCATGGAAAACACCATGAGCATGTTAGTACCAATTTTTTGAGCCTTTTTGTTTTGCATCCTTTTGAAACCATAGGATTTGGCTTGATGATGCTTGTTTTGCTCATAAGCTATGATTTTTCTGTAATTTCTATTTCAGTTTACCTTATGCTGAATCTTATCTGGGGAACGATAGGACATTTGAACAGAGAATTTTTTCCTGCTTCCTTTGACCGTTTTTTTGTGGGGACAACAAGGTTTCATAATCTGCACCATTTGGATGAAAGTAAAAACTTCGGGTTTTATACTTCTATCTGGGATAGATTATTTGGTACGTATAAATAA
- a CDS encoding S41 family peptidase translates to MKNFLKLQLIALVVLLISCTNNDESAPVFPEGSTESVNLWVQDSMKRYYYWADQMPEKPDYRLPVKDFFKSLLSSQDRFSFMVNTEDSSSYPRSIRNMYGFDYTVVKLASNQVITVVKLVLQNSPAFNAGLERGMIITKINGKVITAANAESMASSIKDQTVVDLTVGKWQSGTVTDEKNITVYYGFSFEQPILSKVFEKNGKKVGYLYIYDFPDGMTQILNQRFAELKAAGVQELILDLRYNYGGSVSSAAALCSLIPSGLSSDSPFIIFKGNKNGGEVKRTFAQQIAYDPKALDFNTLRANALGLQKVFILTSNSTASAAEIVINNLKPFMQVIQIGDTTLGKDMAGFVVEDKRKPRKISWQIHPVIYKVFNANGTGEYSNGISPLVIVNEYAGLPLLPLGDPNETLISSALNGGYFKSAGQEKNGGAKILFQSDVPPIVAGK, encoded by the coding sequence ATGAAAAACTTTTTAAAACTTCAACTGATTGCGCTGGTAGTCCTTCTCATTTCGTGCACAAATAATGACGAAAGCGCACCCGTTTTCCCGGAGGGAAGTACAGAATCTGTGAATCTCTGGGTTCAGGACAGTATGAAACGGTATTATTACTGGGCAGATCAGATGCCTGAAAAACCTGATTACAGGCTTCCTGTAAAGGATTTTTTTAAAAGCCTTCTGTCTTCCCAGGACCGCTTTTCTTTCATGGTGAACACTGAGGATTCTTCCAGCTATCCACGCTCCATAAGGAATATGTACGGTTTCGATTATACAGTTGTAAAGCTTGCCAGCAACCAGGTCATTACAGTCGTTAAGTTGGTTCTTCAAAATTCTCCGGCCTTCAATGCAGGCCTGGAACGGGGAATGATTATTACCAAAATCAATGGAAAAGTTATTACGGCAGCAAATGCTGAATCAATGGCCTCCTCTATTAAAGACCAGACCGTTGTAGACCTTACTGTAGGAAAGTGGCAGAGCGGAACAGTTACTGATGAAAAAAATATTACGGTTTACTATGGTTTTTCTTTTGAGCAGCCCATCTTATCTAAAGTCTTCGAGAAAAATGGTAAAAAAGTAGGATATCTTTATATTTATGATTTCCCGGACGGAATGACACAAATCCTGAACCAAAGATTTGCAGAATTGAAGGCTGCCGGAGTACAGGAACTGATTCTTGATCTCCGCTACAACTATGGAGGTTCGGTGTCGTCTGCAGCGGCTCTTTGCTCACTGATTCCTTCAGGATTGTCATCTGACTCGCCATTCATCATTTTTAAAGGAAATAAAAACGGAGGGGAAGTAAAAAGAACATTTGCCCAGCAGATCGCATATGATCCCAAAGCTCTTGATTTTAACACTTTGCGTGCCAATGCATTGGGGTTACAGAAAGTATTTATTCTCACATCGAATAGTACAGCATCTGCGGCGGAAATTGTCATCAATAATCTGAAGCCGTTTATGCAGGTTATTCAGATTGGAGATACTACTTTAGGTAAAGATATGGCCGGATTTGTAGTGGAAGACAAGCGAAAACCAAGAAAAATTTCCTGGCAGATCCATCCGGTGATTTATAAAGTATTCAATGCTAATGGAACCGGAGAATACAGCAATGGAATTTCTCCACTGGTCATCGTCAACGAATATGCAGGACTTCCGTTATTACCTTTGGGTGATCCTAATGAAACTCTTATTTCTTCTGCTCTTAACGGGGGGTATTTCAAATCTGCAGGTCAGGAAAAGAATGGAGGGGCTAAGATCTTATTTCAGAGTGATGTACCTCCAATTGTGGCAGGAAAGTAA
- a CDS encoding T9SS-dependent choice-of-anchor J family protein, translated as MKKIILSSVLFLSHLAAAQSLVWGNSFDTPADLQGWTFHDLNNNGNGWVQGQNIYHNGTSLVYGTAGVLRHSISLVPSGSATGFGTESDWIISPQIDLTNTAGTVTLAAYIGRQRSTHTIVARELFIYVSTPQKEVPELSDFQAMTVDASGNDVQSIYRIQVGDSANPFPADLTQFVESLVDLSAFAGKKIYIGMWSNRKTSGNNVQNINIDEMGIYATSFLGTKDVKRNKIVTQIAENPVKESLQLQLNPALKENMTVVTIYNAAGQKVLTAQYSKAINTAGLTSGAYIAEITDGKTTERLKFIKK; from the coding sequence ATGAAAAAAATAATTTTATCATCTGTTCTGTTTTTATCTCACCTGGCTGCAGCACAGTCTCTGGTATGGGGAAATTCTTTTGATACTCCTGCTGACCTTCAGGGATGGACTTTCCATGATTTGAACAACAATGGCAACGGATGGGTACAGGGACAGAACATCTATCACAACGGAACATCCTTAGTGTATGGAACTGCCGGCGTTCTTCGTCACTCTATAAGTTTGGTTCCAAGTGGAAGTGCTACAGGGTTTGGGACAGAAAGTGACTGGATTATTTCTCCTCAGATTGATCTTACAAATACTGCAGGAACTGTTACTTTGGCCGCCTATATCGGGAGACAGAGATCTACTCATACTATTGTTGCCAGAGAGCTTTTTATCTATGTAAGCACACCGCAGAAAGAAGTTCCTGAGTTATCAGACTTCCAGGCAATGACTGTAGATGCAAGTGGAAATGATGTTCAGAGTATTTATAGAATACAGGTAGGTGATTCAGCCAATCCTTTTCCGGCTGATCTTACGCAGTTTGTAGAGTCTCTTGTAGATCTTTCTGCTTTTGCAGGGAAGAAAATCTATATAGGAATGTGGTCAAACAGAAAAACAAGCGGAAATAATGTCCAGAATATCAATATTGATGAAATGGGAATCTACGCTACTTCATTTTTGGGAACTAAGGATGTAAAAAGAAACAAAATTGTAACACAAATAGCAGAAAATCCGGTAAAAGAATCTTTACAGCTGCAGCTTAACCCGGCATTGAAAGAAAATATGACGGTGGTAACCATTTATAACGCAGCAGGACAAAAAGTACTTACCGCTCAGTATTCCAAAGCGATTAATACAGCAGGGCTTACATCTGGAGCTTATATAGCAGAAATCACAGATGGAAAGACTACGGAAAGGTTGAAGTTTATTAAAAAATAA
- a CDS encoding phytase, which translates to MKNTHYILALTVLPFVINCTGQKELAEKLKPAVITETVVHDTDDPAIWINPQDASKSIIIGTDKDTDGGLYAFDLNGKITHKVLGLKRPNNVDLEYGFILNGKKTDIAAVTERETNKVKLYSLPELKEMGEIAVFEGESERGPMGVSLYKNPETGNIFVIVGRKSGPADGYLWQYKLTEKNGSITGEVVRKFGKYSGLKEIESIAVDDEMGYIYYSDEQFGVHKYYADPKKGNEELSVFGKGDFKSDVEGISIYPTAEGKGYILVSNQQNDTFNVYLREDQSKGRIAEIPVSTLESDGSEVTNVNLGPKFPKGVFVAMSNGRVFHFYDWRIVEKAIKSAVKAAK; encoded by the coding sequence ATGAAAAACACGCATTATATATTGGCTCTTACAGTTCTTCCTTTTGTGATCAACTGTACAGGGCAGAAAGAATTAGCAGAAAAATTAAAACCAGCTGTTATTACAGAAACAGTGGTTCATGATACTGATGATCCCGCCATATGGATCAATCCTCAGGATGCTTCAAAAAGTATCATCATCGGAACCGATAAAGACACAGATGGCGGACTGTATGCCTTTGACCTTAACGGAAAGATTACCCATAAAGTTTTAGGATTGAAACGTCCCAATAACGTTGATCTTGAATATGGTTTTATTTTAAATGGAAAGAAAACAGATATCGCAGCGGTAACTGAAAGGGAAACCAACAAAGTAAAATTATACTCGCTTCCTGAACTGAAAGAAATGGGAGAAATCGCTGTATTTGAAGGAGAATCAGAACGGGGTCCGATGGGAGTTTCTCTGTATAAAAACCCGGAAACAGGAAATATATTTGTGATTGTCGGAAGAAAATCCGGCCCGGCTGACGGCTACCTTTGGCAGTATAAACTGACTGAGAAGAACGGATCCATCACAGGAGAAGTTGTTCGTAAATTCGGGAAATACAGTGGACTGAAAGAGATTGAAAGTATTGCTGTAGATGATGAAATGGGCTATATCTACTATTCTGATGAGCAGTTCGGAGTTCATAAATATTATGCAGATCCGAAAAAAGGAAATGAAGAATTATCGGTTTTCGGAAAAGGAGATTTTAAATCTGATGTGGAAGGAATTTCCATTTATCCTACTGCTGAAGGAAAAGGATATATTCTGGTTTCAAATCAGCAGAATGACACATTCAATGTCTATTTAAGAGAAGATCAGTCCAAAGGAAGAATTGCAGAAATTCCTGTTTCTACGCTGGAAAGTGATGGTTCTGAAGTGACGAATGTTAATTTAGGTCCAAAATTTCCTAAAGGTGTCTTCGTTGCGATGAGTAATGGCAGAGTATTTCACTTTTATGACTGGAGAATTGTTGAGAAAGCAATTAAATCAGCTGTGAAAGCCGCTAAATAA
- a CDS encoding MarR family winged helix-turn-helix transcriptional regulator → MKPIEKEFFNTFTDFQCLILAHMNRGDINGVTAAHYNIIEFIMRKGTATGREISVAFNISQAAISKQLKFLISHDFIIREQEKTDHRKFNLSVTDKGRFIIDNSETFRKAITHQTASILTSEELKNFNYLLEKVLNHLKL, encoded by the coding sequence ATGAAACCTATTGAAAAAGAGTTTTTTAACACATTTACTGATTTTCAGTGTCTTATTCTGGCTCATATGAACCGGGGTGATATTAATGGAGTAACCGCAGCTCATTATAATATTATTGAATTTATCATGAGAAAAGGAACAGCAACAGGAAGGGAAATATCAGTAGCTTTCAACATCAGCCAGGCAGCCATTTCAAAACAGTTAAAATTTCTAATCAGTCATGATTTCATTATCCGGGAACAGGAAAAAACAGATCACAGGAAATTCAATCTTTCAGTAACGGATAAAGGAAGGTTTATTATAGATAATTCGGAAACTTTCCGTAAGGCTATTACTCACCAGACAGCTTCTATACTTACCTCTGAAGAATTGAAAAATTTTAATTATCTGCTGGAGAAAGTGCTGAATCATCTAAAACTGTAA